The following proteins are co-located in the Nymphalis io chromosome 27, ilAglIoxx1.1, whole genome shotgun sequence genome:
- the LOC126778829 gene encoding carcinine transporter-like, giving the protein MESHEKMAKIAAEPRDLVNVTLELENTKINGVTRRNRQLKDLDDLFPYIGDFGWYQRMLFLLMIPYAFFFAFVYFSQIFMTVVPAEYWCFVQELEHLSVDERRHLSIPQAADSKYEKCLVYDVDWSKVLEGGSLIPNTTWPTKKCQDKWEFNFTDVPYETIATQLGWVCDKDEYPATAQAVFFCGAIVGGLIFGWIADKFGRIPAIVGTNLAGFLAGVGTAFANSFWSFCLCRFLVGLAYDNCFVIMYIVVIEYVGPKWRTFVANMSIAVYFTFAACLLPWIALGVSDWKIYTLITSVPLVLSIFTPCLVPESARWLIAQGRIDEALKILKKCERMNRKKIPDEIIKEFKETAQEIARVEQENAKYTVLDLFRSPRLRRRSTLLVVLWMCVSLVFDGHVRNVGALGLDVFLTFTVATATEFPADILLVLTLDVIGRRWLAFGSMVISGLFSILATTVPFGLPSASLAIVGRFAVNISYNIGMQFAAELLPTVLRAQGLALIHIAGYFATILVPYIVYSATLWSALPLLLLGAMGVCGGCVALLLPESLGADMPQSVRDAEDFGREQKFWDGPWNRKVSDSNKETCKV; this is encoded by the exons ATGGAATCACATGAGAAGATGGCCAAGATCGCGGCTGAACCCCGGGATCTTGTCAATGTGACCTTGGAATTGGAAAATACTAAAA tAAATGGCGTCACACGAAGAAACAGACAGCTCAAAGATCTTGACGATCTCTTCCCATACATTGGAGACTTTGGCTGGTACCAACGGATGCTGTTCCTTCTCATGATACCATACGCATTCTTCTTCGCTTTCGTTTACTTCTCCCAGATCTTCATGACCGTCGTTCCAGCTGAGTATTGGTGCTTTGTGCAGGAGTTGGAGCACTTGAGTGTCGACGAACG GCGACATCTATCCATCCCGCAAGCCGCTGATAGTAAATACGAGAAGTGTCTCGTCTACGATGTAGACTGGTCGAAAGTTCTCGAAGGCGGCAGTTTGATACCAAACACAACATGGCCGACGAAAAAATGCCAGGATAAATGGGAATTTAATTTCACTGACGTGCCTTACGAAACCATCGCTACTCAG CTTGGTTGGGTGTGTGATAAGGATGAATACCCAGCGACAGCGCAAGCAGTTTTCTTCTGCGGGGCGATAGTTGGTGGACTAATTTTTGGATGGATAGCTGACAAATTTGGAAGAATACCCGCTATAGTAG GAACGAATTTGGCCGGCTTTCTCGCTGGTGTGGGCACTGCGTTCGCCAACAGCTTCTGGTCATTCTGTCTGTGCCGGTTCCTCGTGGGTCTGGCGTACGACAACTGCTTCGTGATCATGTACATCGTTG tgaTAGAGTACGTCGGTCCAAAATGGCGGACATTTGTCGCGAATATGTCTATAGCCGTTTACTTCACGTTCGCCGCCTGTCTTCTGCCCTGGATCGCTCTGGGGGTGTCTGATTGGAAGATATACACCCTGATAACCAGCGTACCTCTGGTGTTGTCGATATTCACCCCATGTTTGGTTCCGGAGAGCGCAAG ATGGCTGATAGCTCAAGGTCGAATAGATGAAGCTTTGAAGATCTTGAAGAAATGCGAACGAATGAACAGAAAGAAGATTCCTGATGAGATCATTAAGGAGTTTAAA GAAACCGCACAAGAGATAGCGAGAGTGGAGCAAGAGAACGCGAAGTACACCGTGCTGGACCTGTTCCGCTCGCCGCGCCTGCGCCGCCGCAGCACTCTGCTGGTGGTGCTGTGGATGTGTGTGTCGCTCGTGTTCGACGGCCACGTGCGCAACGTGGGCGCGCTCGGCCTCGACGTGTTCCTCACGTTCACCGTCGCCACCGCCACCGAGTTCCCGGCAGACATCCTGCTCGTGTTGACATTGGACGT GATCGGGAGACGTTGGCTCGCATTTGGATCGATGGTAATTAGTGGACTGTTCAGCATCCTCGCTACCACCGTTCCGTTCG GGCTCCCGTCTGCATCACTCGCCATTGTGGGCCGGTTTGCGGTGAACATCTCGTACAACATCGGCATGCAGTTCGCGGCAGAGCTGCTACCGACGGTGCTCCGCGCACAGGGCCTCGCGCTCATCCACATCGCGGGATACTTCGCCACCATCCTCGTGCCGTACATAGTGTACTCG GCGACGCTGTGGTCGGCGCTGCCGCTGCTGCTGCTGGGCGCGATGGGGGTGTGCGGCGGCTGCGTGGCGCTGCTATTGCCGGAGTCGCTCGGGGCAGACATGCCGCAGTCCGTGCGCGACGCAGAGGACTTCGGTCGGGAACAGAAATTCTGGGACGGACCTTGGAACAG AAAGGTGAGCGACTCGAACAAGGAGACATGTAAAGTGTGA
- the LOC126778808 gene encoding uncharacterized protein LOC126778808 isoform X2 — translation MFKSIIISIFLNLSNFILTPCLVESDSVKPMMERNNIVNKGLWVRNKPEIKNPGDFIFRANSLDADSILQNNFEAFGDNNMQNSPFLTSYFERNKRSPLIETKQPSKENLNKCKNKSQCLNKDQQMESIVKSKFISTLKPGSVFNDYPHAVAALINDNEKYYIDNSKQNHIEHNKDIRNSNRDTKTKLNNVIKSNNENIKLRTDFTEANELNTTSFIRRNNNGSSIITNRYKHSNEAEFTEVHFKPANDTVIDKKNTVRDTFDGDEVVWQNSAPIPDTNTYKTLPKFTANNKNKPITERGLVKVLTMLTKTFKKIMKEHNDIKKIHNRLYNLNDDFVKNVEALKKKLGDFNSKYFEILKANQELKQVETKLNDKVRYFLSKEKEISKNLIEFENQQKKFLAQQRQFYDAQKLMLSQNEKINLKQDVIAKTQSEIAHRQNNFARILKKAKEIYVKNKNVKEKLNSNILRPKANHLKEKTKTINQEYSTRSTTTERVKINLFSIPTRPLSIPLTQNSDIENQNKLLLDEKDNHAIDDLIYKYYFNNTFIDEIYKNKILSTFLAAPENTDYVTKSKRNESKPNTTQLLPVNKTTKIIKFNRERRWIKHSNKNIHIKDKPSVTRVVNIKGNVIDIGHTVPTFSKVNLKKITTLSDPYMTITLNFCKEIGQDQTLEALNWCVEKTLRRLQVIDFKPASIMPPLKQSKESEKKNILQGSTSQKPTTLKTSTTEDPHPSSTPTTEPSWTMFFPDNEELEDKLRDYELKPDTEGTVYYDGSLHSSDIGRIDVMPGLESDSRVQVDPLALDLQAQRRAEVRKINERIMKMRFG, via the exons AtgttcaaatcaataataatatcgatatttttaaatctatctaACTTTATATTAACTCCATGTTTAGTTGAGTCCGATTCCGTGAAACCGATGATGGAAAGAAATAATATTGTGAACAAAGGTCTTTGGGTGAGGAATAAGCCTGAAATCAAAAACCCTGGCGACTTTATCTTCAGGGCAAACTCCTTGGACGCTGATAGTATACTGCAGAATAACTTCGAAGCGTTTGGTGACAACAATATGCAAAACTCACCGTTCTTGACCAGCTATTTTGAGAGGAACAAGAGGTCGCCACTTA TTGAAACGAAACAGCCCTCAAAAGAGAATTTGAATAAATGTAAGAATAAATCGCAATGCTTAAACAAAGACCAACAAATGGAATCAATCGTAAAGTCCAAATTTATTTCAACACTGAAGCCTGGATCTGTTTTTAACGACTACCCTCACGCAGTCGCTGCCCTTATAAATgataacgaaaaatattatattgataactcaaaacaaaatcacattgaacataataaagatataagaaATTCAAACAGAGatacaaaaactaaattaaataatgttattaaatcaaataatgaaaatataaagctTAGAACAGATTTTACAGAAGCAAATGAACTTAATACCACTTCATTTATAAGAAGAAATAATAATGGATCTTCAATAATTACAAATCGTTATAAGCATAGTAACGAAGCTGAATTTACTGAAGTTCATTTTAAGCCAGCCAATGATACAGTAATCGACAAAAAGAACACTGTTAGGGATACTTTCGATGGAGACGAAGTAGTGTGGCAGAATTCCGCTCCAATTCCTGATACgaatacatataaaactttaccAAAATTCACGgcgaataacaaaaataaaccaattaCAGAGAGAGGTCTCGTTAAAGTGCTAACGATGCTGACAAAAACATTCaagaaaataatgaaagaaCATAATGATATCAAAAAAATCCAtaacagattatataatttgaatgatgattttgtaaaaaatgttgaagctttaaagaaaaaattggGAGACTTTAACTCGAAATACTTTGAAATTCTGAAGGCGAATCAGGAATTGAAGCAAGTGGAGACAAAATTAAATGACAAGGTACGGTATTTTTTgtcaaaagaaaaagaaatatcgaagaatttaattgaattcgAAAATCAACAGAAAAAATTCTTAGCACAACAACGACAGTTCTATGATGCACAAAAACTTATGTTATCACAGaacgaaaaaattaatttgaaacaagATGTAATAGCCAAAACTCAGAGCGAAATCGCACACAGACAAAATAACTTCGCAAGAATATTGAAAAAAGCTAAAGAAATTTAcgtaaagaataaaaatgttaaagaaaaattaaactcTAATATTTTAAGGCCGAAGGCTAATCAtcttaaagaaaaaactaaaacaataaatcaaGAATATTCAACCAGATCAACAACAACTGAACgtgttaaaatcaatttattttccaTCCCAACCCGCCCGCTTTCAATACCGCTGACCCAAAACAGCGACattgaaaatcaaaataaattattactggaCGAAAAAGACAATCACGCGATAGatgatttaatatacaaatattacttcAACAACACATTCattgatgaaatatataaaaataaaattctatcaaCATTTTTAGCGGCCCCAGAAAATACAGATTATGTTACGAAAAGTAAAAGAAACGAATCGAAACCGAACACAACACAACTTTTGCCTGTTAACAAAACgaccaaaattattaaattcaatagagAAAGAAGGTGGATTAAGCATTCCAATAAAAACATTCACATAAAAGATAAACCATCAGTCACACGGGTTGTGAATATAAAAGGAAATGTAATTGATATCGGGCATACGGTTCCCACGTTTAGTaaagttaatttgaaaaaaattacaactctAAGCGACCCATATATGACGATTACATTGAATTTTTGCAAAGAAATTGGACAAGATCAAACATTAGAAGCACTTAATTGGTGTGTGGAGAAAACATTGAGAAGATTGCAAGTtatag ACTTCAAGCCCGCTTCAATAATGCCACCCTTAAAACAAAGCAAGGAAtcagaaaagaaaaatattttacaaggcAGTACTTCGCAGAAACCTACCACACTga aaACATCGACTACAGAAGATCCTCATCCCTCAAGTACTCCGACGACAGAACCATCGTGGACTATGTTCTTTCCAG ATAATGAAGAACTTGAGGATAAATTAAGAGATTATG AATTGAAGCCAGACACCGAGGGCACCGTGTACTATGATGGCAGCTTACACTCCAGTGATATCGGCCGTATTG ACGTGATGCCGGGACTCGAGAGTGACTCCAGGGTACAAGTGGATCCCCTCGCGCTCGACCTCCAAGCACAGAGGAGAGCTGAAGTCCgcaa aataAACGAGAGAATAATGAAGATGAGATTCGGctga
- the LOC126778808 gene encoding uncharacterized protein LOC126778808 isoform X1 — protein sequence MFKSIIISIFLNLSNFILTPCLVESDSVKPMMERNNIVNKGLWVRNKPEIKNPGDFIFRANSLDADSILQNNFEAFGDNNMQNSPFLTSYFERNKRSPLIETKQPSKENLNKCKNKSQCLNKDQQMESIVKSKFISTLKPGSVFNDYPHAVAALINDNEKYYIDNSKQNHIEHNKDIRNSNRDTKTKLNNVIKSNNENIKLRTDFTEANELNTTSFIRRNNNGSSIITNRYKHSNEAEFTEVHFKPANDTVIDKKNTVRDTFDGDEVVWQNSAPIPDTNTYKTLPKFTANNKNKPITERGLVKVLTMLTKTFKKIMKEHNDIKKIHNRLYNLNDDFVKNVEALKKKLGDFNSKYFEILKANQELKQVETKLNDKVRYFLSKEKEISKNLIEFENQQKKFLAQQRQFYDAQKLMLSQNEKINLKQDVIAKTQSEIAHRQNNFARILKKAKEIYVKNKNVKEKLNSNILRPKANHLKEKTKTINQEYSTRSTTTERVKINLFSIPTRPLSIPLTQNSDIENQNKLLLDEKDNHAIDDLIYKYYFNNTFIDEIYKNKILSTFLAAPENTDYVTKSKRNESKPNTTQLLPVNKTTKIIKFNRERRWIKHSNKNIHIKDKPSVTRVVNIKGNVIDIGHTVPTFSKVNLKKITTLSDPYMTITLNFCKEIGQDQTLEALNWCVEKTLRRLQVIDFKPASIMPPLKQSKESEKKNILQGSTSQKPTTLKTSTTEDPHPSSTPTTEPSWTMFFPDNEELEDKLRDYELKPDTEGTVYYDGSLHSSDIGRIVKVDSEGFSDVMPGLESDSRVQVDPLALDLQAQRRAEVRKINERIMKMRFG from the exons AtgttcaaatcaataataatatcgatatttttaaatctatctaACTTTATATTAACTCCATGTTTAGTTGAGTCCGATTCCGTGAAACCGATGATGGAAAGAAATAATATTGTGAACAAAGGTCTTTGGGTGAGGAATAAGCCTGAAATCAAAAACCCTGGCGACTTTATCTTCAGGGCAAACTCCTTGGACGCTGATAGTATACTGCAGAATAACTTCGAAGCGTTTGGTGACAACAATATGCAAAACTCACCGTTCTTGACCAGCTATTTTGAGAGGAACAAGAGGTCGCCACTTA TTGAAACGAAACAGCCCTCAAAAGAGAATTTGAATAAATGTAAGAATAAATCGCAATGCTTAAACAAAGACCAACAAATGGAATCAATCGTAAAGTCCAAATTTATTTCAACACTGAAGCCTGGATCTGTTTTTAACGACTACCCTCACGCAGTCGCTGCCCTTATAAATgataacgaaaaatattatattgataactcaaaacaaaatcacattgaacataataaagatataagaaATTCAAACAGAGatacaaaaactaaattaaataatgttattaaatcaaataatgaaaatataaagctTAGAACAGATTTTACAGAAGCAAATGAACTTAATACCACTTCATTTATAAGAAGAAATAATAATGGATCTTCAATAATTACAAATCGTTATAAGCATAGTAACGAAGCTGAATTTACTGAAGTTCATTTTAAGCCAGCCAATGATACAGTAATCGACAAAAAGAACACTGTTAGGGATACTTTCGATGGAGACGAAGTAGTGTGGCAGAATTCCGCTCCAATTCCTGATACgaatacatataaaactttaccAAAATTCACGgcgaataacaaaaataaaccaattaCAGAGAGAGGTCTCGTTAAAGTGCTAACGATGCTGACAAAAACATTCaagaaaataatgaaagaaCATAATGATATCAAAAAAATCCAtaacagattatataatttgaatgatgattttgtaaaaaatgttgaagctttaaagaaaaaattggGAGACTTTAACTCGAAATACTTTGAAATTCTGAAGGCGAATCAGGAATTGAAGCAAGTGGAGACAAAATTAAATGACAAGGTACGGTATTTTTTgtcaaaagaaaaagaaatatcgaagaatttaattgaattcgAAAATCAACAGAAAAAATTCTTAGCACAACAACGACAGTTCTATGATGCACAAAAACTTATGTTATCACAGaacgaaaaaattaatttgaaacaagATGTAATAGCCAAAACTCAGAGCGAAATCGCACACAGACAAAATAACTTCGCAAGAATATTGAAAAAAGCTAAAGAAATTTAcgtaaagaataaaaatgttaaagaaaaattaaactcTAATATTTTAAGGCCGAAGGCTAATCAtcttaaagaaaaaactaaaacaataaatcaaGAATATTCAACCAGATCAACAACAACTGAACgtgttaaaatcaatttattttccaTCCCAACCCGCCCGCTTTCAATACCGCTGACCCAAAACAGCGACattgaaaatcaaaataaattattactggaCGAAAAAGACAATCACGCGATAGatgatttaatatacaaatattacttcAACAACACATTCattgatgaaatatataaaaataaaattctatcaaCATTTTTAGCGGCCCCAGAAAATACAGATTATGTTACGAAAAGTAAAAGAAACGAATCGAAACCGAACACAACACAACTTTTGCCTGTTAACAAAACgaccaaaattattaaattcaatagagAAAGAAGGTGGATTAAGCATTCCAATAAAAACATTCACATAAAAGATAAACCATCAGTCACACGGGTTGTGAATATAAAAGGAAATGTAATTGATATCGGGCATACGGTTCCCACGTTTAGTaaagttaatttgaaaaaaattacaactctAAGCGACCCATATATGACGATTACATTGAATTTTTGCAAAGAAATTGGACAAGATCAAACATTAGAAGCACTTAATTGGTGTGTGGAGAAAACATTGAGAAGATTGCAAGTtatag ACTTCAAGCCCGCTTCAATAATGCCACCCTTAAAACAAAGCAAGGAAtcagaaaagaaaaatattttacaaggcAGTACTTCGCAGAAACCTACCACACTga aaACATCGACTACAGAAGATCCTCATCCCTCAAGTACTCCGACGACAGAACCATCGTGGACTATGTTCTTTCCAG ATAATGAAGAACTTGAGGATAAATTAAGAGATTATG AATTGAAGCCAGACACCGAGGGCACCGTGTACTATGATGGCAGCTTACACTCCAGTGATATCGGCCGTATTG TAAAAGTAGACAGTGAAGGGTTTTCAGACGTGATGCCGGGACTCGAGAGTGACTCCAGGGTACAAGTGGATCCCCTCGCGCTCGACCTCCAAGCACAGAGGAGAGCTGAAGTCCgcaa aataAACGAGAGAATAATGAAGATGAGATTCGGctga